From Arachis hypogaea cultivar Tifrunner chromosome 3, arahy.Tifrunner.gnm2.J5K5, whole genome shotgun sequence:
CTTGGCAGTGGCTTGAACGGCTTCTCCTCTGTGCGCGCTCTGCTTGACGGCGACGGACTCAGAGGCGGCGACGACAGGGACCCGCAGAGACAACAACGGACACGAGGGCAGGGCTTCTCCTTCCTTGCGCACGCTCTCTGCTCTCAAACGACAGCACGGCGACCCAACAGTGGCGGCGGCGCTACAGTGGCGCCACGACTCCTCTCCCTGCACCGGCGATGATGGCCATTCGGGATGAGGGCGACGGCGGCGACAACGGCGTCTGGAGGTGGCGGCGTGTTTCTCTGCTCCCTCAActccacactctctctctcttcctcggATCTCCCTCCTGACAGCACAACAacggcgacggtggcagtgatGCCCACCGGTGCCGTCTCCCTCTCTTCCCCCTTCTgctcttcctcttttcttttcccgttttctcccttttctttctGCCGTTTCATTCTTTCTCTGTGCCTGCTGCGTATGTGTTTGGGGAAAAGGGGGAATAGGGTGAGTGCTGATGAGTGGCGGTGAgtgtgggtaaggattagggtaaAATTAAGGTTAGAGTTTGTGTATAAAATTGGAGattttgggattaatttgaatttggttaattttaatcaaattagggtATAGAgtgttaatttaaaattaaatttaatcctcaaaattattttaaaatattatttgttgtattaaaatactaattgatttgaaatcaaattctttaattgaatttataagataataagatttattttctttattcctaaaacttaaagtattaaatcatagaaatatcaattatttgaattaaatcacATAAAAATTCTTGTCATTCCATAACTactaattttgtaatttaaatatagaaaataattcaataattatgaaattagataaaattctaattaattatcaaaattttatttaatttttgattaaattagctttaataaaataatttctaaaaatagaatttctaatgaataaatgaattgaaattaattcataataagatttatttaaaaattatggaTCTTACACTCTAcgtaaaatttttttgtcataatatttgaacaaaaaagaaaatgttattttaagaaaaattaaaaatatttttttaataatatttttaatactaaatattaaattttaaatattcttttaaataatatatattagctaaaataatataattatttcaaataatatattttaaatataataaggtaacatatttcaataaaaaaattattaataaaaaattatataaatatttttttatatgaattttgtttcgcacaaaataaaattattatatgtttgtttgcttctTACATTGTATATAtgtcttttaaattaaatttatataataaaaatttttttattattcacttcatatttaatgttataattttgtttcacacaaaataaaattatatatatatatataaattaaatttatataacacaaaagttttttattattgtgtttatatttaatattataattttgttttacacaaaataaaatttatttaaattttaatattatatacataatatatatttaatattatttttttaaattctaatatatcttttttttaatttagtacatgaattttcaacttattttttatatattatttattttaattctaaagtctagtaatttttttttgttgtacagACATGttgcttttaatatttatatactattttttctgTTTTAGACTTCAGCCTAATATCTGAAacttataaaaaaatctaaaatttatataaaaaatggtTAACCTGATTAACAAGTTACCTTTTTAAATCTaaaccattcaaataaaatataataaatgaagaGTTCAAATTTAACGAATTAACAAGGTGTGCAGCGCTCCATACTTAACAAGAAACGTTTAAGGACGATGAGCCTATATTACCTCCCCTTTTCCTTCCCTTTCAAACAAAAAAGAATGATTGAAGTTTTTCTATTTGGAATTGTGTTAGGATTAATTCCTATCATTTTGGCTGGATTATTCCTAACTGCATATTTACAATACCGACATGGTGAtcaattggatctttgattaattAACATCTCACTTGTTTAATCCGGCAGTAATTACCAGCTGATTCTTTGACGGGTAAAAAAAAGACTTATAgtcagattttttttcaataaattcaatgataaattcaattttttattttttataatattttaacataattaatagtcaaattctaaataaataaaaatcaaaatagtaattttattaaatattaagtgTATGTATAGaataaaaagtcaaataaataaGATACAACCAAATATAGTAGGACAAAACCCTAATTACTATGGATCCTGATCGCCGTTATCATTATCATACCCTGGTCCTGCTGAGGTGGCGGCCTAGGCGATGATGTCGGTGCCCCTCCACCAACGTCATTACCATTTGCGCATCTGCTCGCGCTCGTGGTACGCCGTCATATTACTGCATTCGCTAAATTTGCTCTAGCTCCTGCCTAAACTCCAGTTTGAGAGAATGATCTTGGTATACCTCTTCTCAAACTGCTACCGCGCgctgctaagcttattggtgagaTTCTACACTTGATCTCTCAAAGGGCTTGTGGTAGAGGTGGATGAAGCCTGATGTGGTGGTTGTTGGCGAAAAACGATCCTAGTCCGTAGATACGATTCTTGTACGACTTAGATGTGATCTCGTGGCAAACCATATCAGGATCAATAGCCAAATCAGTGGAGTTGTTGTTATCCTCTCCAGAATGTTGGGTTGTGGCCTCCAATCTCTGCGTGTAGGACTCCGATGTAACACATGTTATGATTAGGACGacaattaattgaaaatgaatacaTGTTAAACTTTATATCACATGACCTTAAGTCACATAATAATCCACAAATCGCTGATCATAAAATCTCTCTTTATTCTCCTTCAAGGTATGAGTATATTTGAAGGTCTCCACCATAGTCGCATCACGATCCAATGACTTAAACTACAAATATTGAAACAATATATTAAGTAATCGATGCAATATGATTTAAGAGATTTTAAGAATTTATAGATAaagcaaattaaaaattattatttttagatatattatACATTTCATAACTATTAATACAACATTATTCATTTCATAACTATTATTTATTCAATACCAAAAagacttttgttttaaatttcatcattcaattatattcattttttaaaataattttgacagaattttatataattaaaaatcttctccaaatataattttattttttataaactaaacaataatttattttaatgaaaatttgacaaaatttttGCTTAATTCAGAGACCTTCTATTGAGATAATAGCATGTCTAAGATCCAATCTATTATGATTGGCTCTCTGTGCAAATGAGAGATTGTTGAAAATAAGTAATACGACCACAATctaatcaatcatgtgtcaaataatttgctattattattatattaaaatattaatataataatatccttgattaaatttagagatttatcattgtgatagtgatcataatattaagAGATGATTCTTTTATAActtaatctaaattatttttggtcatagaattattaaaaaaatattataatccaaaaaaatcaatatatatatatatatatatatatatatatatatatatatatatatatatatatatatatatataatggtctttaaTTTTTTGGGATTATAATgtctttttaataatcctatgactaagaataatttagattaaattataaaagattcatCTCTTAATATTATGATCacatcacaatgataaatctctaaactTAATCAAGgatcttattatattaatattttagtataataacaatagtaaattatttgacacgtgattgattgaattgtggtCATACAGTCATACTACTTATTCTCAATAATCTTTCACTTGCACGAGAGCcaatcatactattattatattcttggtgctagcaaataatataataatattctatttgaattaatataattatttatttgatcaaatcaaaataataattaaataattctaaagcaaatattagaacactcgttagtgtgtgaccccataggttcaatactaagtgggtagtaaattagtcatactaaatttactaatcaaagtTGGTGTCTAGCAACACTTCTTAACGACTCGATATacagtatgaagtaatatatttttactaagaacttgAGAAGAACAAGGTATAGTTCCTTCCAGTGACAGTTCCAGACAATTTTAGAAGTGGGggcaaaataatataataaaataataaaaaatatataataatattaatatatttagatatttaaattataGAGTATATTAGctaattaaatttctaataaataaatataattaatacatttaaaagtatagtaatttaatttaaaaatatttttttattttaatattttagtaataTTGCATaagtaatatatttattattaatacttGCGCTTAGTCAGACATCTAATATCCATCAAATTACATTTATAtcgattattttttatatgatacaaaaaaaattataactcaatagttaaaaaatttataaagaatatAACTCGAATGAACTAATTTagaattttgactattttttattttggtgtctgaattttttttttaaattatgcgaGAGAgacaaaaattatgaaaaaaataaaaattcaaattaaacaatcacaATTATCTTTATATGTAGGTGtagacaaaataatttttttttcattaaacaaatatcaaataattttttgatatttgCTACAAAGttgatattttataatattataataatttttttagcgAAAACaatattatatgtatgtataaacaaaattaaattaaacaaaactaaaaagtaaataaaagttatatattataaaaaaatattaaatactaataatctcatttatatttaaaaagttaaactTAACTTTAGGcaattaaataattagatttattattgttattattaatatttattttaaatttatataatataataatttttattgttgtattaatatctaataatataaatatttcttACACATAATTTTGTTTGAAGTGTGGggcaaataaattattataatgggGCAATTCTCTACACATATATATACTTGTTATTAGTTTTTTGAAAGTTTAATGGGGCAATTGCTCCCACACCCCTACACATAAATCCGTCCCtgttccttccatcttttcaacTTTTGGTTAatccttagagtatggtttaattgtcaaactctaacttgttatcattattataatgaactgtgaatgacttaagaaactcatttcttcatttattCAATCTctttggccaaggttttattcatctcagtcattataatcatagagctcaaactctttatcgagagttgacggattctttATCGAGTAGTCATTAATTCtataagtatttaaatcatacccaatgtccATTCAATTAGCACCCTAGGGCATTAGGTGTccgaaatcaaagtataataaatacattattaaTCACTATGATAGTCTCAAGCCAAAGGAACTCTATTATTATgttcattttaaaaatatcctattgacaaatatgcagTAATTATAACTATTagaaattctcaaagtgagtcagttcaatggtcatatctctatatgcaccatttatatatataatttaataaatgagatctattaatcttcatccaataaagaccattatatatattgatcttttcggatTATAATGCccttttttaataatcctatgaccaagaacaatttagattaaattataaaagatttatctcttaatattatgatcactatcacaatgataaatttctaaatttaatcaagaatcttattatattaacattttaatataataacaataacaaattatttgacacatgattgattagATTATAGTCATACTATTTATTCCCAACACCttcaactaaaaaaattatcaaattttcacaTAAAAAACAATTACAAGCAACAACAATGCTCCTCCTCTAATAAATCGaatctatttcatttaatttattactattttaGTTAAATAGAATCTATTTCATTCGATTTATATGGAATGTGCGTAAATCaaacttaataattttaatttacatagagtgaaaataaaaatcagatatatatatatatatatatatatatatatatatatatatatatatatatatatatatatatatatatatatataaggtacTTGGTTTTAGGATATATTCATATAATATTGATATCCATTTTATTTGTCTAAGTAAATTACCCAATTATTTATGTGCTTATAAAATGTAATTATCTTTTAACATAGTGATATATAATTAAATGCATGTGTCTCATATCTTACATTTTTCAACGTATGATGAAAATTACAATTTCGTATGTTTAATTTGAGCTCAAAGGTTACATTTTTGCAAATTGAGTGCTCTACAATTTTAgatcaaaaatataatttgtatattaaaattagttactaaaatcaaacaccaacatatattttatattgatgactaactttaataattaattttagtgtacatgtaGCACTATACATTTTAGATACTTCCCCAATATGCCAAATTTTGTGCACAATCTCATTACAACATTTTCAAATTGAAGCAACATTTAAAAAATGTTGTCTAAAGACTGACAAAAGGTTACTTTTGATCGATGACAACACTTTTGGACCTAAAGCAACGTTTTTGGGTGGCGTTGCATATACAGCTGTTGCCTTAGATCAAGGCAacacttttttgtttcaaaagcaacgcttttgaGAGCAACACTTAGTAAATGTTGCCTTtggttgaaaaacaacaacactttAAAAGTGTGTTTGAGACAACACTTTTGTAGTGTTGTCTCTTCTCTCATATTTTGGTCACTACTAAAAAGTGTGCCTATTTGCAATAAAATGCAACTCTTTTACGTATTGCTTATAAGTTAGAATTTGCAATCTTTTGAAGTGTTGCCTATTAATTTTGAATATGCAACCTTTTAAAAtattgccttttcttttggaCATGCAACCTATACAAGTATTGCTTTTTCTTTTGAATATGCAACCATACAAGCGTtgtttaatattcaaaatatgcaactaataaAAGGGTTgcctttttgataaaaataaaaattatttttgtaataaaaatacaaaaaaataaaatttacaataaaattttttgttcatacatgtgtaattattttaattaataaataaatttgtgcacaatagaaaaaaaattataaaagagacaaaacaactaataataaaattctaattaaaatagatattgaaaagttcaattagtatttcaaatacatgttcatcaataattctcaacaaaataataaaattcttgtctaacaataattgtcataacaaagtagtaattaatatttatcaaaaaatgTCAATCTACttgcatattttatatccatGCTTGACTTGTCCCATATACTAAATCTGCAAATAATACACAACAAAAAAAGCAACTTATCATTAAAactgaaaaattataataaaaatttctttATGATATTAAATACTATAGATATAAAAACAATAAATAGGTCTAAAAAACTCCTTGAATGAAGGGTAACAAGACCTCACCTCTAGTGATGTTTCttatatatgaatattaaattgTGTATTCCCcttaacaaatatatatattcatgAGCAGTGCTTTTTGTAGTTTTTCTAATAGAATATTTGTTAAAGTAAAACTAGCAAGTCACCATCTTAATTCTTATAAATACATGATTTCTTATCATTCAGGACCAAATCCGGCAACTTTTCTTGCTACCTCATTAAAAAGTGGTTTTAGAAGTTCTCCGAAATTTGTTATCGAAATTGCATGAAACTTTGAAATAAATACTTGAACTACTTTAATCCAACAACAAAAAGTGTAATTTCTTCTGTGTAAACTACCACTTCTACTAACTCTGCTGGTAGCCTAGCTAGCAAAAAACAAGAGGAAATCCTAATCTAGTAGCATTGAATCCAAAGGAAAATACATTTATTgaaagaaactgggaatcttaatattgaattttgtgctTGATCTCTAATAAGTAGAATGAGTGTTTTTGTTATATAGCAGAATCTATGACAAACACAAAGCTCTTGAACAATTGATTCTATCATATTCAGCATATATTAATCAAACAAATTGATTCTATCATATAACTTAGAAATACACATATATATGACATAGTCAACGAAAAAAGCTAGATGCAGATCTTGCAAATTTATATCAGATCAGAGTCCAAACAGAACAGTTTTATTCTTTGGAAAACCACTAACTGAGGACATATTAGAGGATAGTCTTGAACTGTTATCTTCTCCAACTTCGTCTTTAGGTTCATCAAATGGATAAAAGTAAGGCTTAGGAGACATTTTTAGTAAGTCTTCATCTTGTACTAGCATCTCCACAACTCTCAAATGGATAGAAGTAAGGCTTAGGAGGCATTTTTAGTTGACTATCACTATAGTCAAGTCCACTTACTAGTCATCACCATTATCACTCTTTTATGAATCAcatacacacacatacacatCAAGATAGCCAGGTAATAATACTCAGACTCATTCATATAAAAGGGGATGtttcatatataatttttgtgCAACTTATTTTAAATTCAGCTACAATAATCAACCATAAGCTTCATGTATTCTTATCATTCAAAACTACAACTAAGTAGAGTCatccttttaaataaaaaactaaggcAATAGATTAAGTAAGAGAACCTACAAGGTCAAGATGTGTCCGATTAAGATTAAGCCAATCCATTTGACTATATCCTTTTTCAAAAGGAACTTTGGTCCGAGCTGCCAGCTTTGCAACAGGACTCTTCAGTTGTGGAGACCTCTGAATCGAATTCATCCCATCACTCATAACTGATTTCTTGTTCAATTCATTCAGCTGACGTGAAGTCACACTGGTTACAGTGAAAGACAAAAAACCAACTTTGTCCTCCTTTATAGAGTCCACATTATTTGCAAAATCATCCTTCCACAAGAAACCACCATCTTGATTACTACTAGTTGTGGGAGAACTTGAGGATTCTTCTTTTATGGAAATATCAGCAATATCCGAAGCAAGTTTCTTTGTTACAACACCCTCCTGCGAACTAACCTATAAATCCAAGGCATCAATAAATAAAGTAATAAACAATTTAaagtaataaacataattaaatatatgccCTATTAACGGATAAGATTATCttcttatttaattaaatattagatattacttttctaaaattagcgtgattcttttaaaaatttatacaacCTGTATCATCCACACATAATAGTTATATGCCATATTGTttactataaaattattttattcaccACATGCATATCGATCACAAAAGCTGAGAAGTGAAGGCAAATTTGATGAATTCGGGGAAAATAAAAGTCTGTCATTAATAACAAAAAACCGAAACCAAAATAAAGCATGTGCAAAACCCAAGTGGATCACATCAATTAATGGCTAATAATAAAAGGACCGAACTCAGCCTCATGATAACAAAAAAGTAACTCATGCCATGGAACACATATTTTTTAGTGTTGGTATATCTTATGGGATTTTTGTTACATAAAAAAGTGCAAAAGAATAACATAAACATATAAAAGCAAATAAGTATAAGATCGAAATATCTTACAAGGTCATGTCGCAACAATTTGCTATATATGCATAATTTACACTTAATGTTCACCAAAGATCTGCAAATATTTTGTTATCAATCTCcttcaagagaaaaaaaaaacagagattaGTGTAacccaaataaataaagaaaatactttAGCTTGAAGGcatattaatttaatttggtcCAATTTGAGaaattactttttttctttttccgatAATCCAAGAGGAAAATTGCTTCAAAACATGTACACTATACTCATCTATGAAGCTTTGCATTAACTAGAATAAAACTATTTTAAGACGTTACCTAAAACAGAGATGAGAATAATTTGTGGGCTATTGGGATGTCACATCTGAGGGCAACTTCAGATCCTGAGATATGGAAGAAAGGACCAGCATTTGGAATGGCAGGGGTTCATGTAGATGGAATGGATGTTTTGAAGGTCAGGGAAGTCGCAAAGGAGGCAATTGAAAGAGCCAGAAGAGGAGAAGGACCAACTTTGGTGGAATGTGAGACCTATAGATTTAGAGGTCACTCATTGGCTGATCTTGATGAGCTTAGTGATCCTGGTAAGCAATTCCATTATGTATTTCTGATGGTATCTTAATAGCATTCACTTTTGAACCCATGTTTATCATGATATATTTATGCTTTGGCAGCTGAGAAGGCACGCTATGCTGCTAGGGATCCGATATCTGCATTGAAAAAATACATGATTGAGAACAAATTAGCAAATGAACAAGAATTGAAGAGCATAGAGAAAAAGATTGATGAGATCCTTGATGATGCTGTTGAGTATTCAGATGAGACAATTAAAGGAAGGAGTTGGTCACATTAACATGACCTTCATCAGTAACTCAAAGCGTACAAGAAGCAGCCGTTACAGATTAGGAGCCATTGTTCACTTACCTTGCCATCAAGAACACGTCGGAGAAGCTGTAAGCAGTGCTTTCAGGGTCAAGGAAAGCAGAGGTCACTACTCAACTAATTATTtgcttaataataattaattgaaaaaatctaCGAAGCCAACTACAACATAAACCAACTCAAacaaattttccttttttttttaatagcagattttctatttttcaactaTTTAACTCTAGTTAGCTacttttttagttagttttctagcaGAACCATTAATTAATTACACATCATCTTAATCTAATCATGATCATCAACCAGTATTAGGGAATACGAAGCATTACCCTCCATCACCTAAGTACGAAATATGGCAATTGGTAAACATATCAAAAGATGGTCACGTGCATGAGCGCCTCTCTCGTGAACTTCAAATCAAAACTGTTGAGGATCTCTTGAATTACAAGGAGCATATTAGTTGTAGGATTTGAATTAGTAGTATGTTTATGAGAATTACAATCTGAGTTGAAAAATTTTGCAGAAGGAAATTTATTTCTATGGAAAACAACATCCCTAGACACATCTTTCCATCAGTAGCCATATACTTATAACCATTTTGATTAACAGAATATCCCATAAAAATGCAAGGTTGAGATCTTAATTCAAGTTTATGCTTTGTGTAAGGTCTCAAGTTTGGAAAACACAAACACCCAAATACATGAAGAAAATTGTAATAAGGAGCATAATTGAACAACAATTCGAAAGGCAGACATATGATTAGTAATAGCAGAAGGCATTCTATTTATAAGATAGACAACAGTAGAGAAAGCTTCATCCCAATAATCTAAGGTTCTTCTTTTGGTTAATATaatctaaaataattatttatattaaaatattggatcactttgaaaatatcttcccttcTGAAATGCAGCTTGCAACACACTCTAAAGGAATTTAATCACAATGAAACTACTTATTTGTACTTGGAGAAAAACAAATGATAGAAGAAAGAGTAACTAATGACTGAGACAATATAACAAACAGAAAAAGTGCAAAGCTGAATAACAAGCTTAGTTAGTTACTTAATTACCTTCGAGAGTGAAGAATATCTTTGGTTCGTGTAACCATAGGCTCAATATTCCTCAAAATCTcctcttccttctccttccacaggTGGTACGGGTTTGTAGTCGGTGTGGCGGCAGTGCACCACGCTCGATGCTGAGGTGGCGCAAGAGTGAAGCGAAGGTGTCGATGAAGCAGAAACTGGCAAAGAAGATTAAAAGGAGAAGAACTTGTCACAACTGAAATTTTCCAGaataattgctaatctcaaaaaaTCAGCACTACAACATatactttatatatttatttctagAAGGGTACATAGAATGAAAATAagctaaaattcaaattcataataaaAGAACCAAAATAAAATGGTACTACACAAAGCTATGTATGTAAAAACAAGTTTAAGTTCAACTAGAGGATCTAAAATACACATGCAGTTCCATTAAACGGACACAGTGACAGTAGAGTTGCCTCGACACTAATGCACACAGCAATAAGttttatataacaaaaaattaggattcaaaacacaaaaatagaaaagaaaaacagaGGCAGAATCATCAGTACCTGCAGAACAATGATCGGCGGTGATGAACACTAGCAGAAGAACGTCGGCAAATTCGAAGAGATCAAAGACGAACGGCAAGCAAAACAAGGTGAAGAGAAGAACTTGACTAACACGATGAACCGCAAGTAGGGAGGAACACGAAGAGAGCACAACAAGGCGAGCAGTGACAGAAAGGccaaactaattataattaaaatcaaacgaTTCATGAAGCAAGGCTTAATCTCAATTTGCTTAACAAAACAACAACACGAAGAACAAGGTGCGAGCAAAAGAACATAGCGGAGCAGAGAAAACCTCGGCGCGAGCAGAAAAATACGGCGGAGCAAAGAAGAACTCGACGCGAGTAGAAGAACACGGCGGAGTAGAGCAGAACTCGGCGCAAGTAGAAGAACACGACGAAGCAGAGCTAGCAGAATAACACGGCACGAGCAGAAGAACACGGTGGAGTAGAGCAGAACTCGTCGGAGCAGAGAGAAACGTAGAATGTGCGCATCAGTATTTTGAAATTGGGGAGATTGTGTTAGGGTTGGGGTTAGGGATTTTggattattcataatttttaatttttattctaaaatgttGGTAACAGAAGTGAACAAGGTTATGAATGTATGTTGTGCTTCTTAAAATATTTAGAGCGAAGAgcaaaattttaagggaaaatatCAAACTATTTTAGGCAACGATTATAACGAGAAgtctattaaaaatttaaaatcatcctttagGACGGGTAATTTATGAAGAGCATAAGCGTTGCTTGATCAATTTACTGAAGTAACGCTTTTTACATGTTTTTTAATTGATCAAAGACAACACTTATGAAACGTTAGTTAATGAAGAGTTACAATAACCTTATTTTTTTGCAATAAGTTTTAGAAGTTGTTTTTGATCATTTTAGacaatattttttaagtgttatcTGCATTACATATTGCAATAGCTCAAAAATATAATACATCTAAAAGTAtagtaatttaatttaaaaatatttttttattttaatattttggtaAGATTACATGAGGACCCTTACCTCTGGGGTAAGAAAATCATGATCGGGCTAGCGGACCCAAAGCTATGGAACTTGGGTGTGGGTATTTTGTCGAAATGGAATGGCCTTACCTTACTGTTTTcttaaaaaagaaacaaaattttcgTAAATGGTGGatatttctaaataaaaaaagtatgtcCTAAGCTTTAGCTTTTAATCCGCATATTTTTACCCTTCGTAATTCTTCCTCAGCCAGGCTTGTGCAGAATAGCAGAACAAGTAAAGTATTTG
This genomic window contains:
- the LOC112791552 gene encoding cytochrome b5 domain-containing protein RLF — translated: MTFSQEGVVTKKLASDIADISIKEESSSSPTTSSNQDGGFLWKDDFANNVDSIKEDKVGFLSFTVTSVTSRQLNELNKKSVMSDGMNSIQRSPQLKSPVAKLAARTKVPFEKGYSQMDWLNLNRTHLDLI